A stretch of the Erpetoichthys calabaricus chromosome 3, fErpCal1.3, whole genome shotgun sequence genome encodes the following:
- the LOC114647939 gene encoding inositol hexakisphosphate kinase 3-like: MVLLEGTELDDRRGRVWLRPFTHQVGGHAGIMCYDKTTICKPLVSQEQVFYESLPADLRPFTAQYKGLISVYAETDSSGQLGLVAFPQNDNDSLAVQTLTTKRKHKRGRNCLSEKLLLEESHFLGKSCHDRSNGCIKVSSFSINLVQDSDTAYQMEDPNGNKNDIQERNSHNPWGLHCLRTLLSHMTSEFTENKLFRFVLLENVVSQFHQPCILDLKMGTRQHGDDATEEKKKRHMKKCEQSTSSSLGLRLGGMQVYQAKSHHFHCRDKYYGRTLTEEGFQQTLYHFLHDGHRLKKELIDPILQKLLCLKSIIERQGSYRFYSSSLLIIYEGKHQSNSNLGHQKRSPAGYSTEPPPSTMPKVDVRMIDFAHTTYKGARNNTTTYDGPDLGYIFGLQNLIHILRKIKDGD, encoded by the exons ATGGTTCTGTTGGAGGGAACAGAGCTAGATGACAGAAGAGGCCGTGTCTGGTTGCGGCCTTTTACCCATCAGGTAGGGGGCCATGCCGGAATTATGTGCTACGACAAGACCACCATTTGCAAGCCCCTCGTGTCTCAAGAACAGGTTTTCTACGAGTCACTTCCTGCGGATCTGCGACCATTCACAGCGCAATACAAAG GTCTTATCTCAGTGTATGCAGAGACGGACAGCAGCGGCCAGTTGGGTTTGGTTGCTTTTCCTCAGAATGATAATGACAGCCTAGCAGTACAGACTTTGACAACTAAGAGAAAGCACAAACGAGGCAGAAATTGTCTTTCTGAAAAACTTCTACTTGAGGAAAGTCACTTCTTAGGGAAAAGCTGCCATGACAG aagcAATGGCTGCATCAAAGTAAGCAGTTTTTCCATAAACCTGGTGCAGGACTCAGACACAGCCTACCAAATGGAGGATCCAAACGGTAACAAGAATGACATTCAAGAAAGAAACAGTCATAACCCTTGGGGACTCCACTGTCTTCGTACTCTGCTTTCACATATGACTAGCGAGTTCACTGAAAACAAGTTATTCA GGTTTGTCCTGTTAGAGAATGTGGTGTCCCAGTTTCACCAGCCCTGCATCCTCGATCTAAAGATGGGTACCCGACAACATGGTGATGATGCCACTGAAGAGAAAAAGAAGCGGCACATGAAAAAATGTGAGCAGAGCACTTCTTCTTCGTTGGGACTGCGTCTAGGTGGCATGCAG GTATACCAGGCAAAGTCTCACCACTTTCACTGCAGAGACAAATATTATGGCAGAACACTGACAGAAGAAGGTTTTCAGCAGACGCTATACCACTTTCTACATGATGGCCACCGCTTGAAGAAAGAGTTAATTGATCCCATTCTGCAGAAACTCTTATGTCTTAAATCCATCATTGAACGTCAAGGTTCTTACCGATTCTACTCGAGCTCCTTGCTTATCATATATGAGGGAAAACATCAGAGTAACAGCAACCTCGGACATCAAAAAAGGAGCCCTGCCGGCTATTCTACAGAGCCACCACCAAGCACAATGCCAAAGGTGGACGTGCGCATGATAGATTTTGCTCACACTACCTATAAGGGGGCCAGAAACAATACGACCACATATGATGGGCCTGACCTGGGGTACATTTTTGGATTACAGAATCTAATTCACATTCTACGGAAGATCAAGGATGGTGACTGA